ACCTATAACTATTGCAACAGGTATCTTTTGTCCTAACTTTTTTGCTTTCCAGTAGTGGTGTGAACCACCTTTGTGGATCTGCCAATGTACTGTTAGTTTATCCTTATCTATCAGCTGTATCCTATACATTCCTATGTTTCTTATACCGTTTTCAGGGTCTTTTGATATAACTATAGGAAGTGTTATAAACCTTCCTCCGTCTTTTGGCCAGCACTTTAAAACAGGAAAGTCAAATACGTTAATATCATCTCCTTTTTTTATAACTTCTTTACATTTTCCGTCTTTTACTATAACTGGTAAGGCATCGTTTAATTTTTTTAACTCTGGAAGCTTTTTTATTTTATCTAAAAATGTGTTTGGTATCTCTGGCTTTACTATCTTATACAGCTTCCATCCTATATCTTCAAAGTTTTTGACTCCAAGAGCCATTTTCATTCTTTTTTCACTACCAAAGGCATTTATCAAAACAGGTATGCCCTCATAACCTTCAACATTTTCAAAAAGAAGTGCTTTGCCACCTGCGAGCATCTTCATCATTCTATCTGCTATCTCTGTGATTTCAAGGATAGGACTTACTTTTGATTTTACTCTGATAAGTTCGTTGTTTTTTTCTAAATCTCTTATAAACTCTCTCAAGTCTTCGTAAGGCATCTTATTCTCCGTTTGCAGAAACTTCTCCTGCAGGGGCTTGATTATCTTTAACTAATTTTATATGTTTTTTTATTACAAGTCCACCTGATACAATTGTTCTCATTGCCTCTTCAACGGTTAAATCTGTTATTATAATGTCTTGCTTTTTCACCATAATAGCAAAGCCAGAAGTAGGGTTAATTGCAGCAGGAACAAATACAATATAGTAGTCTTCTTCACATATTTTTAACTGATTAGCTATAAAACCTATTGCATAGGTATCTTGATGAGGAAATCTAACCAAAGCAACTTTAGAAAAGTTTTCCTTTTTTGAAAAGAGAGTCTCCATAGTTTGTTTTGTAGCGTTGTAAACAGACCCTGCAACTGGAATCTTTGATATTAAAGACTCTACATACGCTAAAAACTTCTTACCAAAGTAATTTTGAGCAAGAAGTCCAAGAATAAATATTATAGATAGGGTCACTAATATACCTAATCCTGGAATATGAGGCGTAGGAATTCCAATCTCTTCTAAATACGGAAGTATTAGGTTGTTTACGACGGATAGAAGGGTTTTTATAACCCATACAGTTACAATTATAGGGATTAAAACAAATAATCCTGTTATGAATATGTTTTTAATATTTATGCTTTTCATTACTTTTTAACCGCCTCTGGTCTTCTTACAGGTTCTGGCAAGTATTGAACTGCTGGTATCCCTGTTGGTTGAGGATATAAATCCATAAGTGCGTATACTTCCTCAGGCATATCTGTTGATACGTTTAATCCCAGCTGCTGTAAATGTTCTACTGTAATAGGAAAGTCGTGGGTGTACTTTCCTTGAGAAAGCTCTTCTGCTATTGTTTGTGCTTTTTCTAAAGGATGACCTTTCTTAACTAAAAGATTTACTACTGTATCATACATCTGTTTTAAAGCTTTTTTACTCATATCTATTTTTACTAATGTTTGGTCATCTATATCTTTAGGGTCTTTTAGTTTTTCTATGGCCACTAAAGAAGCTGCAGGCTCTGTTCCAAGTTGTGGGTCTACAGGTCCTAAAACTGCGTGTTTATCTATTACAATTTCATCTGCTGCTAAAGCTATCAAAGTTCCTCCAGACATTGCAAAGTGTGGTACTATCACTCTAACCTTAGCAGGGTGGTCTGCCAGTGCTTTTGCTATCTGTGTAGCTGCCAGCGCAATTCCTCCAGGAGTGTGTACTATAAAGTCAATCGGTTTATCTTTAGGAGTCATTCTTATTGCTCGTAAAACAGCTTCTGAGTCTTCTATAGTTATCATTCTCATCATAAAAAAGCCAAATAAAGACCTTGTTTCTTGCCTGTGGATTAAAGTTATAACTTTACTTCCGTATATATCTTCTATGGCTTTTAATATTCTCTCTCTACTCCATTGAAGCATCTGAGCTTGAAGTATGGGCATTATCAACATAAAGAGGAAGATAAACCAAAACAACTGACTTATAAAGAAAAATCCTGTGTTTTCCATCTGCTACACTCCTATACTACTAAATCCTTCTCTTATTTTTCTTTCCAACTGATTTAAGTCATCTACTTCTTTTATGATTTTTATCAAATACTTGTTATCTTCAAGACCATTGATTATTTTTTTATAATCTCCTGATTTGTATCCCATTTCCTGTCTTATATGGTTTAGTATGTTTTTACCATAATACAGTAGATACAGTTTATCAAAGCCCATTAATCTTTTTGTAATTAAACCAAAAAAGAATAAAACACCCTTTAGGTCTTGTCTTAACGATTTTTCTGCTATCCTTTCAAGTAAAAATATGTACTCTTTGTATTTATCACTATCTTTCTGATAAATGTCTGCTAAATAGTGGTTTATGTATTCTCCCTCTATACCTTTAAGATTTGTAAAGTCCTCATTTAAACCTTTGTAAAAATAGGTTAAATCTGGTTTGTTCTCCATAAGAAT
The sequence above is drawn from the Sulfurihydrogenibium subterraneum DSM 15120 genome and encodes:
- a CDS encoding dUTP diphosphatase, translating into MEEKIKQCLELQDTLNQKINKDWKQIRKKEDFCRAIWLECAEAVESLPWKWWKKVEPDLENLEIELADIFHFVLSLILMENKPDLTYFYKGLNEDFTNLKGIEGEYINHYLADIYQKDSDKYKEYIFLLERIAEKSLRQDLKGVLFFFGLITKRLMGFDKLYLLYYGKNILNHIRQEMGYKSGDYKKIINGLEDNKYLIKIIKEVDDLNQLERKIREGFSSIGV
- a CDS encoding SDH family Clp fold serine proteinase, with product MENTGFFFISQLFWFIFLFMLIMPILQAQMLQWSRERILKAIEDIYGSKVITLIHRQETRSLFGFFMMRMITIEDSEAVLRAIRMTPKDKPIDFIVHTPGGIALAATQIAKALADHPAKVRVIVPHFAMSGGTLIALAADEIVIDKHAVLGPVDPQLGTEPAASLVAIEKLKDPKDIDDQTLVKIDMSKKALKQMYDTVVNLLVKKGHPLEKAQTIAEELSQGKYTHDFPITVEHLQQLGLNVSTDMPEEVYALMDLYPQPTGIPAVQYLPEPVRRPEAVKK
- a CDS encoding DUF502 domain-containing protein, whose amino-acid sequence is MKSINIKNIFITGLFVLIPIIVTVWVIKTLLSVVNNLILPYLEEIGIPTPHIPGLGILVTLSIIFILGLLAQNYFGKKFLAYVESLISKIPVAGSVYNATKQTMETLFSKKENFSKVALVRFPHQDTYAIGFIANQLKICEEDYYIVFVPAAINPTSGFAIMVKKQDIIITDLTVEEAMRTIVSGGLVIKKHIKLVKDNQAPAGEVSANGE